One Oceanicoccus sagamiensis genomic region harbors:
- a CDS encoding MbcA/ParS/Xre antitoxin family protein — MSAAEQRYDQPDPQRVLLKALLNAGKNLGLSKADIGKVIGKDRTSLNRGIAPSSKSGELALFLIRCYRALYVLVGGKPEDIKHWMNTYNHHIQAVPTEEIYTIQGLTRVLEYLDAIRGKI, encoded by the coding sequence ATGAGTGCTGCCGAGCAACGCTATGATCAACCTGATCCACAACGGGTATTACTGAAAGCCTTACTCAATGCCGGTAAAAATCTGGGGCTGTCAAAGGCTGATATCGGCAAAGTGATCGGCAAAGATCGCACCTCGCTTAATCGGGGTATCGCGCCCTCAAGCAAATCCGGGGAATTAGCCCTCTTCTTGATTCGTTGCTACCGGGCTCTCTATGTTCTGGTGGGAGGAAAACCTGAGGATATCAAGCACTGGATGAATACCTACAACCATCATATTCAAGCAGTTCCAACTGAAGAAATATACACTATTCAAGGACTTACCAGGGTACTTGAATATCTGGATGCGAT